In one Suricata suricatta isolate VVHF042 chromosome 9, meerkat_22Aug2017_6uvM2_HiC, whole genome shotgun sequence genomic region, the following are encoded:
- the LOC115300960 gene encoding olfactory receptor 4K13-like codes for MPTAKQMEKQNHSMVSEFILLGLTDFRELQFCLLLFFSIFYVVTVFGNLIIIFIVKLDPQLHSPMYFLLANLSFIDMSLASFATPKMICNLLSEYKAISYTGCMAQMFFLHLLGGSEMMLLVAMAIDRFIAICKPLHYKNIMSHRVCIGLALLSWTTGFVHTVSQMVFTVTLPFCGPNVVDNFFCDLPQVIRLACTDTYILELLVIAFSGLLALFCFTFLIISYSIILITVWYRSSTGSSKALSTLSAHITVVVLFFGPCIFIYIWPFSRVSIDKILSVFYTIFTPLLNPIIYTFRNKDMRKAIRKIKNKHVSPRSTF; via the coding sequence ATGCCAACAGCCaaacaaatggagaaacaaaatcaTTCCATggtttctgaatttattttgctGGGCCTCACAGACTTTCGTGAGTTacagttttgtttgcttttgtttttttccattttctatgtaGTCACTGTATTCGGTAACCTCATTATTATCTTTATAGTAAAACTGGACCCTCAATTACACTCTCCCATGTACTTCCTGTTGGCCAATCTCTCCTTTATTGATATGTCCCTGGCGTCCTTTGCTACTCCTAAAATGATCTGTAACTTACTTAGTGAATATAAGGCTATCTCCTATACAGGCTGCATGGCCCAGATGTTCTTCCTTCACCTCTTAGGTGGAAGTGAGATGATGTTACTTGTAGCCATGGCAATTGATAGATTCATTGCTATCTGCAAACCCCTCCATTACAAAAATATCATGAGCCATCGTGTTTGCATTGGACTTGCACTTCTGTCCTGGACCACTGGTTTTGTACACACTGTGAGCCAAATGGTGTTCACAGTGACTTTACCATTCTGTGGCCCCAATGttgtggataattttttttgtgACCTACCTCAGGTTATCAGACTTGCTTGCACTGACACTTACATCTTGGAGCTATTGGTCATTGCATTCAGTGGACTGCTTGCTTTGTTCTGTTTCACCTTTCTGATCATATCCTATAGCATCATTCTGATTACTGTCTGGTATCGCTCCTCCACCGGGTCTTCTAAAGCTCTGTCCACTCTCTCGGCCCACATTACAGTGGTAGTGCTGTTCTTTGGACCTTGCATCTTTATCTATATATGGCCATTCAGCAGGGTCTCCATAGATAAGATCCTCTCTGTGTTTTATACAATTTTCACTCCCCTTTTAAATCCAATAATCTACACATTCAGGAATAAAGACATGagaaaagcaataagaaaaataaagaacaagcaTGTGAGTCCCAGATCGACCTTTTAA